The Vicia villosa cultivar HV-30 ecotype Madison, WI linkage group LG1, Vvil1.0, whole genome shotgun sequence genome includes a region encoding these proteins:
- the LOC131638453 gene encoding ribose-phosphate pyrophosphokinase 1 — MASSLFQVQHTSSSTMPFTSSSSSIFTGASTVRTLGFLDLPRTRTVAFNSVKCDMSEASNLLNGKPIVPVLPKFMESAKTEKTVNRNGSKLKLFSGTANPALSQEIARYMGLELGKVSIKRFADGEIYVQLQESVRGCNVYLIQPTCPPANENFMELQIMIDACRRASAKNITAVIPYFGYARADRKTQGRESIAAKLVANLITKAGADRVLACDLHSGQSMGYFDIPVDHVHCQPVILDYLASKTISSNDLVVVSPDVGGVARARAFAKKLSDAPLAIVDKRRHGHNVAEVMNLIGDVKGKVAVMVDDMIDTAGTIAKGAALLHEEGAREVYACCTHGVFSPPAIERLSSGLFQEVIITNTIPVSEKNYFPQLTILTVANLLGETIWRIHDDSSVSSIFQ, encoded by the exons ATGGCTTCATCACTCTTCCAAGTTCAACACACGTCGTCATCAACCATGCCTTTCACTTCTTCCTCCTCCTCTATCTTCACCGGCGCCTCCACCGTCCGAACATTAGGTTTTCTTGACCTTCCCCGCACTCGAACCGTCGCGTTCAATAGCGTG AAATGTGATATGTCTGAAGCTTCGAATTTACTTAACGGGAAACCGATTGTTCCCGTTCTACCCAAGTTCATGGAGTCTGCAAAAACTGAGAAAACAGTTAATAGAAACGGTAGCAAGTTGAAACTGTTCTCCGGTACCGCCAATCCTGCACTCTCTCAG GAAATTGCTAGGTATATGGGTTTGGAGCTTGGAAAAGTTTCGATAAAGCGATTTGCGGATGGTGAAATCTATGTCCAGTTACAAGAGAGTGTTAGAGGTTGTAATGTGTATCTTATACAACCAACATGCCCTCCTGCTAATGAGAATTTCATGGAGCTTCAGATAATGATCGATGCTTGTCGAAGAGCTTCCGCCAAAAACATCACCGCTGTGATTCCATATTTTGGTTATGCTAGAGCTGATAGAAAG ACTCAAGGGCGTGAATCGATTGCAGCTAAACTTGTTGCGAACCTGATTACCAAAGCTGGGGCGGATCGTGTTCTTGCTTGTGATCTTCATTCAGGGCAGTCTATGGGTTACTTTGATATTCCCGTGGATCATGTGCATTGTCAG CCTGTGATTCTTGATTATCTTGCTAGTAAGACGATAAGTTCAAATGACTTGGTGGTTGTTTCCCCTGATGTTGGTGGTGTTGCAAGAGCACGTGCTTTTGCGAAGAAGTTGTCTGATGCACCTTTGGCTATTGTAGACAAAAGGCGCCATGGACACAATGTTGCTGAG GTGATGAATCTGATTGGTGATGTAAAAGGAAAGGTTGCTGTAATGGTGGATGATATGATTGACACGGCTG GAACCATTGCCAAGGGTGCGGCACTATTACATGAAGAGGGAGCTAGGGAAGTTTATGCTTGTTGCACTCATGGTGTTTTCAG CCCTCCTGCAATCGAGAGGCTATCGAGTGGCTTATTTCAAGAGGTGATAATTACCAATACCATTCCAGTTTCAGAGAAGAACTATTTCCCTCAGTTAACTATTCTTACCGTAGCAAACCTGTTGGGTGAAACTATTTGGCGTATTCATGACGATAGTTCTGTCAGTAGTATTTTTCAGTGA